The Coffea arabica cultivar ET-39 chromosome 4e, Coffea Arabica ET-39 HiFi, whole genome shotgun sequence genome includes a window with the following:
- the LOC140006110 gene encoding PLASMODESMATA CALLOSE-BINDING PROTEIN 2-like: MAGLVLGMLILAMAGHSSATWCICKEGVNDATLQKTLDYACGAGADCTATHQNGACYSPNSVRAHCSYAVNSFFQKKGQTPGSCDFAGTATVVTSDPSTNGCVYPASASGTIAPPGTTTTPATPTTATPTTATPTINSPTGTSPLVTTPSTSSGLGAGGFNNGLGPSGTNQDMSEAAGRVLLAKICPTSSSLITLLFYGLVFWWA, encoded by the exons ATGGCTGGTTTGGTGTTAGGGATGCTTATTTTGGCCATGGCTGGTCATTCAA GTGCAACGTGGTGCATTTGCAAGGAAGGAGTGAACGATGCAACTCTACAGAAAACACTGGACTATGCTTGCGGAGCTGGGGCAGATTGCACAGCTACTCATCAAAATGGGGCTTGCTATAGCCCCAATTCTGTTAGAGCTCATTGCAGCTATGCTGTCAACAGTTTTTTTCAGAAGAAGGGCCAAACTCCTGGCTCCTGTGATTTTGCTGGCACTGCCACTGTGGTCACAAGTGATCCTA GCACAAATGGTTGCGTTTATCCTGCTAGTGCAAG TGGCACAATTGCTCCTCCTGGGACAACCACCACCCCTGCCACGCCGACCACTGCAACCCCGACCACCGCCACCCCCACTATCAATAGTCCCACAGGCACTTCTCCTCTAGTCACAACTCCATCAACATCATCAGGACTCGGAGCTGGAGGATTCAACAATGGCTTAGGTCCATCTGGCACCAACCAAGACATGAGTGAAGCTGCAGGCAGGGTTTTACTAGCCAAGATTTGCCCAACATCCTCTTCCTTGATCACTCTCCTGTTTTATGGACTTGTATTTTGGTGGGCTTGA